From one Streptomyces sp. SCSIO 30461 genomic stretch:
- a CDS encoding DUF2293 domain-containing protein, giving the protein MEPLVVVEPLKQRRCADCRRGPLERMILEFNSPSCLDCADLGHLVFLPRGNAALTRRAREASGLWAVVVRHNRQRTRYERQGLLVEEVALARAEAACLADAEARARRRERDASRRAARDVRFTATLTAEILRLFPYCPLDRAADVAAHTSERGSGRVGRTAAGRALDEGAVTAAVRASVRHLDTPYDTLLMRGIPRHEARRRVAEAIEATLARWRGPEREAGGMGTE; this is encoded by the coding sequence ATGGAGCCTCTGGTCGTCGTGGAGCCGTTGAAGCAGCGCCGCTGCGCCGATTGCCGTCGCGGGCCGCTGGAGCGGATGATCCTGGAGTTCAACTCCCCGAGCTGCCTGGACTGTGCGGACCTGGGACATCTGGTGTTCCTGCCACGGGGAAACGCGGCGCTCACCCGCCGCGCGCGGGAAGCAAGTGGGCTGTGGGCCGTCGTCGTGCGGCACAACAGACAACGCACACGGTACGAGCGGCAGGGCCTGCTGGTGGAGGAAGTGGCGCTGGCGCGGGCCGAGGCGGCCTGTCTGGCCGATGCGGAGGCACGGGCCAGGCGCCGCGAGCGGGACGCCTCGCGGCGCGCGGCGCGGGATGTGCGGTTCACGGCGACGCTGACGGCGGAGATCCTGCGGCTGTTCCCATACTGCCCGCTCGACCGGGCAGCCGATGTCGCGGCGCACACATCGGAGCGCGGAAGCGGGCGGGTGGGCCGCACCGCGGCCGGCCGCGCCCTGGACGAGGGCGCGGTCACGGCGGCGGTACGTGCGTCCGTACGACATCTGGACACGCCCTACGACACCCTGCTCATGCGGGGTATACCGCGGCATGAGGCGCGCCGGCGAGTGGCGGAGGCCATCGAGGCCACGCTGGCCCGATGGCGTGGACCCGAGCGGGAGGCGGGGGGCATGGGGACGGAGTGA
- a CDS encoding pseudouridine-5'-phosphate glycosidase, with protein MSETTLLLSQEVREALDADRPVVALESTIIAHGLPRPRNLAVAEELESLVRDHGAVPATIAVLDGQAHIGLGKAQLERVAQDPEVRKLGHRDLAPALASGASGATTVSATAFLAARAGIRVFATGGLGGVHREWVRSQDESADLRLLARTRIAVVCAGVKSILDVPATLQRLETLGVGVLGYGTDRFPGFYLSSSGEPVDWTVHTPEEVAEVIRAQDALGGPDTALVVAQPVPEDRQLDPELHDRVLSDALSACRERGITGQGVTPFLLEHLMRATAGASLEANLAAVRGNVRLAARIAAAL; from the coding sequence ATGTCCGAGACCACGCTGCTGCTGTCACAAGAGGTGCGGGAGGCGCTCGACGCCGACCGTCCCGTCGTCGCCCTCGAGTCCACGATCATCGCCCACGGCCTGCCCCGCCCGCGCAACCTGGCGGTCGCGGAGGAGTTGGAGTCCCTCGTCCGGGACCACGGGGCGGTGCCTGCGACGATCGCCGTACTGGACGGGCAGGCCCATATCGGGCTCGGCAAGGCCCAGTTGGAGCGGGTCGCCCAGGACCCCGAGGTGCGCAAGCTGGGCCACCGCGACCTCGCGCCCGCCCTCGCCAGCGGGGCGAGCGGTGCGACGACCGTGTCCGCCACGGCGTTTCTCGCCGCTCGTGCCGGGATCAGGGTGTTCGCGACGGGCGGACTCGGCGGAGTCCACCGGGAGTGGGTCCGCTCCCAGGACGAGTCGGCCGACCTGCGGTTGCTGGCACGGACCCGGATCGCCGTGGTCTGCGCCGGGGTGAAGTCGATCCTGGACGTCCCCGCGACCCTGCAACGCCTGGAGACCCTGGGCGTCGGTGTCCTGGGCTACGGCACCGACCGCTTCCCCGGCTTCTATCTGTCCTCATCGGGCGAGCCCGTCGACTGGACGGTGCACACGCCCGAAGAGGTCGCCGAGGTGATCCGCGCCCAGGACGCGCTCGGCGGTCCCGACACCGCGCTGGTCGTGGCCCAGCCGGTCCCGGAGGACCGGCAGCTCGACCCCGAACTGCACGACCGGGTGCTGTCGGATGCGCTGAGCGCCTGCCGGGAGCGCGGTATCACCGGCCAGGGGGTGACCCCGTTCCTGCTGGAACATCTGATGCGCGCCACGGCGGGTGCCTCGCTGGAGGCGAACCTGGCGGCGGTGCGCGGGAACGTGCGGCTCGCGGCCCGGATCGCGGCGGCGCTGTGA
- a CDS encoding SWIM zinc finger family protein, whose amino-acid sequence MTAPRRSARRDSPRRADDRRRTFPRLAPRPGDEPSAASWWGNAWVDALEDTALDSARLARGRSYAGRGHVDAITVTPGRVTAYVHGSRPRPYRTDIRLRTLTDEDWERLLGAAAARPEHIAALLDKDVPYALADAAELLPAPGDLIPDCSCPDDGLPCKHAAALCYQTARILDEDPFVLFLMRGRGEQEVLAELTRRNAARSAAERAAAQRVAAERAAPRQTAGTGRAGAEVPATSPSLATVQAAAALADRGRPALPDPLPVPPRPGRPPVYPEAAGAPDPLALDLLATEAAARAHTTLRTGRDPLAGLTPWQDAVRLAAAHPGSGLTASTRALYTALAGSADRTPTELARAVAAWRQGGLAGLAALEEEWDPPAGPFDRARPALIAAGFPDGPSFRPRRNRLSTTSLQLRLGQDGLWYGYESDPGTEDWWPRGMPDTDPVGALTALRGR is encoded by the coding sequence ATGACCGCCCCCCGCCGGTCCGCCCGCAGGGACTCCCCGCGCAGAGCCGACGACCGCCGGCGCACGTTCCCGCGGCTCGCCCCACGCCCAGGAGACGAGCCATCCGCCGCCTCCTGGTGGGGCAACGCATGGGTGGACGCCCTGGAGGACACCGCGCTCGACTCGGCGCGCCTCGCCCGCGGCCGGTCGTACGCGGGCCGGGGCCACGTCGACGCGATCACCGTGACGCCGGGCAGGGTCACCGCCTACGTCCATGGCTCCCGCCCCCGCCCGTACCGTACGGACATCAGGCTGCGCACCCTCACCGACGAGGACTGGGAGCGGCTCCTGGGCGCCGCGGCGGCCAGGCCCGAGCACATCGCCGCGCTGCTCGACAAGGACGTGCCGTACGCTCTCGCGGATGCCGCCGAACTGCTGCCCGCCCCGGGCGATCTGATCCCCGACTGCTCCTGCCCCGATGACGGGTTGCCCTGCAAGCACGCCGCCGCGCTCTGCTACCAGACCGCCAGGATCCTGGACGAGGATCCGTTCGTGCTGTTCCTGATGCGCGGACGCGGCGAACAGGAAGTGCTGGCGGAGCTGACCCGGCGCAACGCGGCGCGTTCGGCGGCCGAGCGAGCCGCGGCCCAGCGCGTCGCCGCTGAGCGTGCCGCCCCCCGGCAGACCGCCGGGACGGGACGCGCCGGTGCCGAGGTGCCGGCGACGTCACCGTCGCTTGCGACCGTGCAGGCAGCGGCCGCCCTCGCGGATCGCGGCCGCCCGGCGCTGCCGGACCCGCTGCCGGTACCCCCGCGCCCCGGGCGGCCGCCCGTGTATCCGGAGGCCGCCGGCGCTCCCGACCCACTGGCGCTCGACCTGCTCGCCACCGAGGCCGCGGCCCGTGCCCACACCACCCTGCGCACCGGGCGGGATCCGCTGGCCGGACTCACTCCCTGGCAGGACGCGGTCCGGTTGGCCGCCGCCCATCCCGGCTCCGGGCTCACCGCCTCCACCCGGGCGCTCTACACCGCGCTGGCCGGCTCCGCCGACCGCACGCCGACGGAGCTGGCCCGTGCCGTGGCGGCATGGCGCCAGGGCGGTCTCGCGGGTCTCGCCGCCCTTGAGGAGGAATGGGACCCTCCTGCCGGACCGTTCGACCGGGCCCGTCCCGCACTGATCGCCGCCGGTTTCCCCGACGGCCCGTCCTTCCGGCCGCGTCGCAACCGGCTCTCCACCACCTCGCTCCAACTGCGTCTGGGACAGGACGGCTTGTGGTACGGCTATGAGTCGGACCCTGGCACCGAGGACTGGTGGCCGCGGGGTATGCCCGACACGGATCCGGTCGGGGCGCTCACCGCGCTGAGGGGCCGCTGA
- a CDS encoding cupin domain-containing protein, which translates to MTTFDDTAAGPESPSFVVHIPDIDLEVEPLDPDQIVSGEPVVTGKVLWESEDGRQLRGVWQITPGVVTDTEANELFVVVSGRATVEVEGGDTFELGPGDACVLREGDKTTWTVHETLRKAYHISL; encoded by the coding sequence ATGACGACCTTTGATGACACCGCCGCCGGTCCGGAATCCCCTTCCTTTGTCGTGCACATTCCGGATATCGACTTGGAAGTGGAGCCGCTCGACCCTGACCAGATCGTCTCCGGCGAGCCCGTGGTCACCGGAAAGGTCCTGTGGGAGTCGGAAGACGGCAGGCAGCTGCGCGGCGTCTGGCAGATCACCCCCGGCGTGGTCACGGACACCGAGGCCAATGAACTGTTCGTGGTCGTGAGTGGGCGCGCCACCGTGGAGGTGGAGGGCGGGGACACCTTTGAACTCGGCCCCGGCGACGCATGTGTGCTGCGTGAGGGCGACAAGACGACCTGGACGGTCCACGAGACGCTGCGAAAGGCGTACCACATCAGCCTGTGA
- a CDS encoding methylated-DNA--[protein]-cysteine S-methyltransferase — protein MESFEWTVMGSDIGPLLIAATAEGLVSVVFHAGAPVRDRAVGRLAAQLGSAPHEVDAVAGSGDAPAWLAEPIRQFAEYFAGRRKDFDLPLDWSLTSGFQRRALRELASGVPYGSVVGYGELAARVGQPGAAQAVGAAMGSNPLPLVVPCHRVVEGDGSLGGFGGGRETKRRLLALEGVLPEPLF, from the coding sequence ATGGAGAGCTTCGAGTGGACCGTGATGGGCTCGGACATCGGGCCGCTGCTCATCGCCGCCACCGCCGAGGGACTGGTGAGCGTCGTGTTCCACGCTGGCGCGCCGGTGCGGGACAGGGCGGTCGGGCGGCTGGCCGCGCAGTTGGGCAGCGCGCCGCACGAGGTGGACGCGGTGGCGGGGAGCGGCGACGCCCCCGCTTGGCTCGCCGAGCCCATACGTCAGTTCGCGGAGTACTTCGCGGGGCGGCGCAAGGACTTCGACCTGCCGTTGGACTGGTCGCTGACCTCAGGCTTCCAACGCCGGGCGCTGCGCGAGCTGGCGTCCGGGGTGCCGTACGGCTCGGTCGTGGGCTACGGCGAGCTGGCCGCGCGGGTGGGGCAGCCCGGGGCCGCGCAGGCGGTCGGCGCGGCCATGGGGTCCAATCCGCTGCCGCTCGTGGTGCCCTGCCATCGCGTGGTGGAGGGCGACGGGAGTCTGGGCGGCTTCGGCGGCGGCCGGGAGACCAAGCGCAGGCTGCTGGCCCTGGAGGGGGTGCTGCCCGAGCCGCTGTTCTGA
- a CDS encoding uridine kinase → MRLEPITWDRLTEAVADRITRTTAADGGPWLRVAVDGAPATGTGAAASGLAEALRLRGRSVLVIAASGFLRPASLRYEHGREDPDSYYADRLDTGALWREVFAPLEPGGQGRVLPDLRDPVTDRATRSAYRELPPGGVLVLHGPLLLGHWFPFDLTVHLGLSPGALRRRTDETEHWALPAFARYEREVAPADSADVVVRADDPRHPAWNHPWGPPGEA, encoded by the coding sequence GTGCGACTGGAACCGATCACCTGGGATCGCCTCACCGAAGCCGTCGCCGACCGGATCACGCGGACCACCGCCGCGGACGGCGGCCCCTGGCTCCGGGTGGCCGTGGACGGTGCTCCCGCCACCGGCACGGGCGCGGCCGCCTCCGGGCTCGCGGAAGCGCTGAGACTGCGTGGGCGTTCGGTCCTGGTGATCGCTGCCTCCGGGTTCCTGCGACCGGCTTCGCTGCGCTACGAGCACGGCCGTGAGGACCCCGACTCGTATTACGCGGACCGGCTCGACACCGGAGCGCTCTGGCGCGAGGTCTTCGCACCACTGGAGCCCGGAGGCCAGGGCCGGGTGCTGCCCGACCTCCGGGACCCGGTCACCGACCGCGCCACCCGCAGCGCCTACCGCGAACTGCCGCCCGGGGGAGTGCTGGTGCTGCACGGCCCGCTGCTGCTCGGGCACTGGTTCCCGTTCGACCTCACCGTCCATCTAGGGCTCTCGCCGGGCGCGCTGCGCCGCCGTACGGACGAGACCGAGCACTGGGCGCTGCCCGCTTTCGCGCGCTACGAACGGGAGGTCGCCCCGGCCGATTCCGCCGATGTCGTCGTCCGTGCCGACGACCCGCGGCATCCGGCCTGGAACCACCCGTGGGGACCGCCCGGCGAAGCCTGA
- a CDS encoding helix-turn-helix domain-containing protein encodes MPTRPTTPPGAETASPAAASPRAVRRRSYDQFCAAARALDAVGDRWTLLIIRELLAGPRRYTDLHVDLPGVSTDVLASRLKDMERDGLAVRRRLPAPASVYVYELTPRGEGLLPVLAALADWGASELTDPRPTDAVRAHWFALPLRRSLERDGWRGLVEVRLDEGEFHVRVGADAGHPVYGEGAAPEGAADARLELDAGTCLEIGRGCLSVAEGVRDGRVRLKRFTA; translated from the coding sequence ATGCCGACTCGCCCGACAACCCCGCCAGGCGCCGAGACCGCGTCGCCTGCCGCAGCTTCGCCGCGCGCCGTGCGGCGCCGAAGCTACGACCAGTTCTGTGCCGCCGCCCGTGCGCTCGACGCGGTGGGCGACCGCTGGACCCTGCTGATCATCAGGGAACTGCTGGCGGGGCCGCGCCGCTACACCGATCTGCACGTGGATCTGCCCGGTGTGAGCACGGACGTGCTGGCGTCCCGGCTCAAGGACATGGAACGCGACGGCCTGGCCGTACGCCGTCGCCTTCCGGCGCCTGCCTCGGTGTATGTCTACGAACTGACCCCTCGTGGAGAGGGGCTGCTGCCCGTGCTCGCCGCTCTGGCCGATTGGGGCGCCTCCGAGTTGACCGATCCCCGGCCCACTGACGCGGTGAGGGCCCACTGGTTCGCGCTGCCGTTGCGGCGGAGCCTTGAGCGAGACGGCTGGCGGGGGCTCGTGGAAGTCAGGTTGGACGAGGGCGAGTTCCATGTACGCGTCGGTGCGGACGCGGGGCATCCGGTGTATGGGGAGGGTGCGGCGCCGGAGGGAGCGGCCGATGCGCGACTCGAACTCGACGCCGGGACCTGCCTGGAGATCGGCCGGGGGTGTCTGAGCGTGGCGGAAGGAGTACGGGACGGCCGTGTCCGCCTGAAGCGGTTCACGGCCTGA
- a CDS encoding MFS transporter, giving the protein MSAGAKSSAVVDAAGLPALRRRITPVLIAGQILGGLGVATGVALAAVLAQHVSGSEALAGLASTATVAGTAVLSVPLAALMNARGRRPGLVLAYVIGALGAGVVVLAAVLGNYPLLLLGMAGFGAASSANLQSRFAAADLAEPERRARAISLVVWATTIGAVLGPNIAGPAGRSASGLGIPETAGPFLWAGGVFLIAALVIALLLRPDPLLTARALAPAGEDTDEGRSLRAGVRAVRASPSARLALTTIAVAHTAMVSIMSMTPVALSHHGAGIELIGLVISGHIAGMYAFSPVMGWLADRLGRLAVIGLAVGLLACAALLAGTAGASHGRTAAGLFLLGLGWSAALVSGSALLTDSVPGPARAAVQGLSDLTMSSAAGIGGMAAGLIVSRAGYGWLNAVGACLLLPLAALAVRRALGRSRGGGDTTAPGDGVAARQDTPGAAVAPDPAGSATAD; this is encoded by the coding sequence GTGAGCGCCGGGGCGAAGTCCTCGGCCGTGGTCGACGCGGCGGGACTGCCCGCGTTGCGGCGTCGGATCACTCCGGTGCTCATAGCGGGCCAGATACTCGGCGGCCTCGGCGTCGCCACCGGCGTCGCCCTGGCCGCGGTACTGGCGCAGCATGTGAGCGGTTCCGAGGCACTCGCAGGTCTCGCGTCGACGGCTACGGTGGCCGGCACGGCGGTACTCTCCGTACCGCTGGCCGCGCTGATGAACGCACGTGGCCGCCGCCCCGGCCTCGTACTGGCCTATGTGATCGGTGCGCTCGGGGCGGGCGTCGTGGTCCTGGCGGCGGTGCTCGGGAACTACCCGCTGCTGCTGCTGGGGATGGCGGGCTTCGGCGCCGCCTCGTCGGCGAACCTGCAGTCCCGGTTCGCCGCTGCCGACCTGGCGGAGCCCGAGCGGCGGGCGCGGGCCATCTCGCTCGTGGTGTGGGCCACCACGATCGGAGCGGTCCTCGGGCCGAACATCGCCGGGCCTGCGGGACGCAGCGCGTCCGGGCTCGGGATCCCGGAGACTGCGGGACCGTTCTTGTGGGCGGGCGGGGTGTTCCTGATCGCGGCACTCGTCATCGCCCTGCTGCTGCGCCCCGATCCCCTGCTGACCGCGCGGGCACTGGCCCCGGCCGGCGAGGACACCGATGAAGGGCGCTCGCTGCGGGCGGGCGTACGTGCCGTCCGGGCCTCGCCATCGGCCCGATTGGCCCTCACCACCATCGCGGTGGCGCATACCGCGATGGTGTCGATCATGTCGATGACCCCTGTGGCCCTGAGCCATCACGGGGCGGGTATCGAGTTGATCGGGCTGGTGATCAGCGGCCATATCGCCGGCATGTACGCGTTCTCACCGGTGATGGGCTGGCTCGCCGACCGGCTCGGCCGGCTCGCGGTGATCGGCCTGGCCGTGGGACTGCTCGCGTGCGCGGCGCTGCTGGCCGGCACCGCAGGGGCAAGCCACGGCCGTACCGCCGCGGGCCTGTTCCTGCTGGGTCTCGGCTGGTCCGCCGCACTCGTCTCGGGTTCGGCGCTGCTCACCGACTCGGTGCCAGGACCGGCCCGGGCCGCCGTCCAAGGACTTTCCGACCTGACGATGAGTTCGGCGGCGGGCATCGGCGGTATGGCGGCCGGCTTGATCGTGTCCCGCGCGGGCTACGGCTGGCTGAACGCGGTCGGAGCCTGCCTGCTGCTGCCGCTGGCCGCCCTCGCCGTGCGTCGCGCGCTCGGGCGGTCGCGCGGCGGTGGGGACACGACTGCGCCCGGGGACGGGGTCGCCGCCCGCCAGGACACCCCCGGCGCCGCGGTCGCCCCGGACCCGGCGGGTTCCGCGACCGCCGACTGA
- a CDS encoding pyridoxal phosphate-dependent aminotransferase — MEFRQSSKLSEVCYEIRGPVIEHANALEEAGHSVLRLNTGNPALFGFEAPEEILQDVIRMLPQAHGYTDSRGILSARRAVAQRYQGLGLSDVGVDDVFLGNGVSELVSMAVQALVEDGDEVLIPAPDYPLWTAVTTFAGGRPVHYLCDESADWYPDLDDMASKITDRTKAVVIINPNNPTGAVYPPEIIEGILGLARRHGLMVFADEIYDQIVYDDAVHHSAAALAPDLVVLTFSGLSKTYRVAGFRSGWLVVTGPKQHARSYLEGLTMLASMRLCPNAPAQYAIQAALGSRRSIRELTAPGGRLHEQRDRAWERLNEIPGVSCVKPKGALYAFPRLDPSVYPVHDDEKFVLDLLLREKIQVVQGTGFNWPRPDHFRILTLPRADDLDAAISRIGRFLSGYRQ, encoded by the coding sequence ATGGAGTTCCGGCAGTCGAGCAAGCTGAGCGAGGTCTGCTACGAGATCCGGGGCCCGGTCATCGAGCACGCCAACGCGCTGGAGGAGGCGGGCCACAGCGTTCTGCGCCTCAACACGGGCAACCCGGCGCTCTTCGGCTTCGAGGCACCGGAGGAGATCCTCCAGGACGTGATCAGGATGCTGCCGCAGGCCCACGGCTACACCGACTCCCGCGGCATCCTCTCCGCCCGCCGCGCGGTCGCCCAGCGCTACCAGGGGCTCGGGCTCAGCGACGTCGGGGTCGATGACGTCTTCCTCGGCAACGGCGTGTCGGAGCTGGTCTCCATGGCTGTCCAGGCGCTGGTGGAGGACGGCGACGAGGTTCTGATCCCGGCTCCCGACTACCCGTTGTGGACCGCCGTCACCACCTTCGCCGGAGGACGCCCCGTCCACTACCTCTGCGACGAGTCGGCGGACTGGTACCCGGACCTCGACGACATGGCATCGAAGATCACCGACCGGACCAAGGCCGTGGTGATCATCAATCCCAACAACCCCACCGGCGCCGTGTATCCGCCCGAGATCATCGAGGGCATCCTCGGCCTGGCGCGCCGCCATGGGCTGATGGTGTTCGCCGACGAGATCTACGACCAGATCGTGTACGACGACGCCGTCCACCACAGCGCGGCCGCTCTCGCCCCGGACCTGGTCGTGCTCACCTTCAGCGGGCTCTCCAAGACCTACCGGGTGGCCGGCTTCCGTTCCGGCTGGCTGGTGGTCACCGGGCCCAAGCAGCACGCCCGCAGCTACCTGGAGGGGCTCACCATGCTCGCCTCCATGCGGCTGTGCCCCAACGCACCCGCCCAGTACGCCATCCAGGCCGCGCTCGGCAGCCGTCGGTCGATTCGGGAACTCACCGCGCCTGGCGGGCGGCTGCACGAGCAGCGCGACCGCGCCTGGGAGCGCCTCAACGAGATTCCCGGTGTCTCCTGTGTGAAGCCGAAGGGCGCGCTGTACGCCTTCCCGCGGCTGGACCCCTCGGTGTACCCCGTCCACGACGACGAGAAGTTCGTCCTGGATCTACTGCTGCGCGAGAAGATCCAGGTCGTGCAGGGCACCGGCTTCAACTGGCCGCGCCCGGACCACTTCCGGATCCTGACGCTCCCGCGTGCCGACGACCTGGACGCGGCGATCAGCCGCATCGGCCGCTTCCTCAGCGGCTACCGCCAGTGA
- a CDS encoding carbohydrate kinase family protein, protein MIGDVATDVVARHRARLAHGTDTAAEVRTLPGGAGANAACWAAYAGCADVRLLGRVGGESTEWHTARLREAGVRPLLVSDPDVQTATIVALVDAHAERTFLTDSGAALRISPADWSPDLLDGVARLHLSGYLFFADPSRELAAAAIVDARSRGVPVSVDPASAGFIAALGAEQFLQAASGADVLLPNADEARVLTGVADTADAAAVLSRRIPLTVVTLGAEGALLAESGKVTGRVPPVPAQAVDSTGAGDAFSGAFLAALLAGADPAVAAHEGCRAGAVAVTLDGGRPPVG, encoded by the coding sequence GTGATCGGCGATGTGGCGACCGATGTCGTGGCACGACACCGTGCGCGGCTCGCCCATGGCACCGACACCGCCGCCGAGGTGCGCACCCTCCCGGGCGGCGCCGGGGCCAACGCGGCCTGCTGGGCCGCGTACGCGGGTTGTGCCGACGTACGGCTACTCGGCAGGGTCGGCGGGGAGAGCACCGAATGGCACACCGCACGGCTGCGCGAGGCCGGGGTGCGTCCCCTCCTGGTGTCCGATCCCGATGTGCAGACCGCCACCATCGTCGCGCTCGTGGATGCCCACGCCGAACGCACCTTTCTCACCGACAGCGGGGCGGCCCTGCGGATCTCGCCGGCCGACTGGTCGCCCGACTTGCTCGACGGCGTCGCCCGGCTCCATCTCTCCGGCTATCTCTTCTTCGCCGACCCGAGCCGCGAACTCGCCGCCGCCGCCATCGTCGACGCACGTTCACGGGGCGTCCCCGTGAGCGTGGACCCCGCTTCGGCGGGCTTCATCGCGGCACTGGGCGCGGAGCAGTTCCTCCAAGCGGCCTCAGGCGCCGATGTGCTACTGCCCAACGCGGACGAAGCCCGGGTGCTGACCGGCGTCGCCGACACCGCCGACGCGGCTGCCGTGCTCAGTCGCCGAATCCCGCTCACCGTGGTCACGCTCGGCGCCGAGGGCGCGCTGCTGGCGGAATCGGGCAAGGTGACGGGGCGGGTGCCTCCGGTCCCGGCCCAGGCGGTCGACTCGACGGGAGCGGGCGACGCCTTCAGCGGCGCCTTCCTGGCCGCTCTTCTGGCCGGCGCGGACCCGGCGGTCGCGGCACACGAGGGATGCCGCGCGGGAGCCGTCGCCGTCACCTTGGACGGGGGGCGTCCGCCCGTGGGATGA
- a CDS encoding chaplin — MVTGGAMAAVGAAHADSGAQGGAAGSPGLISGNTVQIPVHVPVNVCGNTVNVVGVLDPAIGNRCANGGDSALTAGDVRSAAKQAAADTRGTGADRDIRANHGIRADRTGTGRDQGSHRDIGALGGALAAADAQGSPGLLSGNGIQLPVDVPVNVSGNSVNVVGIGNAAVGNVSSNGPAAPNPVSRPPMEEVAAAHHEPHSTSAQLAQTGAAAGAVFTIPAGAAMILGGAVLYRRFRAAA, encoded by the coding sequence ATGGTCACGGGTGGCGCCATGGCAGCCGTCGGGGCCGCGCACGCCGACTCGGGCGCGCAGGGAGGCGCGGCCGGATCACCGGGCCTGATCTCCGGGAACACCGTGCAGATCCCCGTGCACGTCCCGGTGAACGTGTGCGGCAACACCGTCAACGTGGTCGGTGTGCTCGACCCGGCCATCGGGAACCGCTGCGCGAACGGTGGCGACTCCGCCCTGACCGCCGGTGATGTGCGGTCGGCCGCCAAGCAAGCCGCTGCCGACACCCGTGGCACCGGCGCCGACCGGGACATCCGCGCGAACCACGGCATTCGCGCCGACCGCACCGGAACCGGCCGTGACCAAGGCTCCCACCGCGACATCGGCGCCCTCGGCGGCGCGTTGGCCGCTGCCGACGCGCAGGGCTCCCCGGGTCTGCTTTCCGGCAACGGGATCCAGCTCCCCGTCGATGTGCCGGTGAATGTCTCCGGTAATTCCGTCAATGTCGTCGGTATCGGCAATGCCGCCGTGGGCAATGTGTCGTCGAACGGTCCTGCCGCCCCGAACCCGGTATCCCGTCCGCCGATGGAAGAAGTCGCCGCCGCTCACCACGAACCCCACTCGACATCCGCCCAGCTGGCCCAGACGGGTGCCGCGGCCGGTGCCGTCTTCACCATCCCGGCGGGTGCGGCCATGATCCTGGGTGGCGCCGTGCTCTATCGCCGCTTCCGCGCCGCGGCGTAG